The following are encoded together in the Bacillus cereus group sp. RP43 genome:
- a CDS encoding MFS transporter yields MSTTIESKQNHGVSQVLKNRFVQGILASALFLQIGIWVRNFAVLLYVMEMTKGDAFAISMISVAEFAPIFIFSFIGGTFADRWKPKRTMIWCETLSSISVFAVLLTLMFGTWKIVFFVTLISAILSQFSQPSGMKLFKQHLSTEQIQLAMSIYQTIFAIFMVLGPILGTFIFHSFGIYISIIITGIAFLLAAGVLLFLPKDLENEAAKKDITLLQEMKDGIKYVKKKKVLTLLGLCFMAAGLGIGLIQPLGIFIVTEQLGLSKESLQWLLTVNGAGMIVGGALAMVFAKNVAPQKMLIVGMLGQAIGIGIIGYSTNLWVTLTAQLFSGLALPCIQIGINTLIIQNSDTDFIGRVNGILSPLFTGSMVVTMSIAGSLKEMFSLSMMYEGTALLFIIGLLFILPIYNLKPVIAVESEMNGKGSAVQHES; encoded by the coding sequence ATGTCGACGACTATAGAATCGAAACAAAATCATGGGGTATCACAAGTATTGAAAAACCGATTTGTACAGGGAATTCTTGCATCAGCATTATTTTTACAAATAGGAATATGGGTTCGAAACTTTGCGGTATTATTGTATGTTATGGAAATGACGAAAGGTGATGCTTTCGCTATATCAATGATTTCAGTTGCTGAATTCGCCCCAATTTTTATTTTCTCATTCATTGGTGGAACTTTTGCTGATAGGTGGAAGCCGAAGAGGACAATGATATGGTGTGAAACGTTAAGTTCTATTTCAGTATTCGCTGTATTACTTACACTTATGTTTGGAACGTGGAAAATTGTGTTTTTTGTGACGCTAATCTCTGCAATCCTTTCGCAGTTTTCTCAACCATCTGGAATGAAGTTGTTTAAACAACATTTATCGACGGAACAAATTCAATTAGCAATGTCTATATATCAAACGATTTTTGCGATATTTATGGTGTTAGGACCAATTCTCGGAACATTTATTTTTCATAGTTTTGGAATTTATATTTCAATTATCATAACAGGTATCGCGTTTTTACTTGCTGCAGGTGTATTGTTATTTCTTCCGAAAGATCTTGAAAACGAAGCAGCAAAGAAAGATATTACTTTGTTACAGGAAATGAAGGATGGTATTAAGTACGTCAAAAAGAAAAAAGTATTAACCTTACTTGGTCTATGTTTTATGGCAGCAGGACTAGGTATAGGCTTAATTCAGCCACTAGGTATATTTATTGTGACTGAGCAGTTAGGGTTATCAAAAGAGAGTTTACAATGGTTACTAACAGTAAATGGCGCAGGGATGATTGTTGGTGGAGCTTTAGCGATGGTATTTGCGAAAAACGTTGCGCCGCAAAAAATGTTAATCGTAGGTATGCTAGGCCAGGCTATTGGAATTGGTATAATTGGTTACTCCACAAATTTATGGGTGACACTTACGGCGCAACTTTTTAGTGGGTTAGCTCTACCGTGTATTCAAATAGGTATTAATACACTTATTATACAAAATAGTGATACGGATTTTATTGGTAGAGTAAATGGCATTTTAAGTCCACTGTTCACCGGTTCAATGGTAGTAACGATGAGTATTGCTGGTTCATTAAAGGAGATGTTTTCGTTAAGTATGATGTACGAGGGGACGGCTCTACTATTTATTATTGGATTATTGTTTATTTTACCTATATACAATTTAAAGCCAGTAATAGCAGTAGAAAGTGAAATGAACGGTAAAGGAAGTGCTGTGCAACATGAATCCTAA
- a CDS encoding cytochrome P450 — translation MASPENVILVHEISKLKTKEELWNPYGWYQFMRDNHPVHYDEEQDVWNVFLYEDVNRVLSDYRLFSSRRERRQFAIPPLETRININSTDPPEHRNVRSIVSKAFTPRSLEQWKPRIQAIADELVKNIKKYDEVNIVNQFAAPLPVTVISDLLGVPTTDRKQIKEWSDILFMPYSKEKFNDLDAEKGIALNEFKAYLLPIVQEKRYHLTDDIISDLIRAEYEGERLTDEEIVTFSLGLLAAGNETTTNLIINSFYCFLVDSPGIYQELREEPKLVAKAIEEVLRYRFPVTLARRITEDTNIFGPLMKKDQMIVAWVSAANLDEHKFSHASKYNLHRIGNEKHLTFGKGPHFCLGAPLARLEAEIALSTFINAFEKIELSSSFCLEECILENEQTLKYLPIRLEAK, via the coding sequence ATGGCTTCACCTGAAAATGTTATTTTAGTTCATGAAATTTCAAAGCTGAAAACAAAAGAAGAGCTGTGGAACCCGTATGGATGGTATCAATTTATGAGGGATAATCACCCGGTACATTATGATGAAGAGCAGGATGTTTGGAATGTTTTTTTATATGAGGATGTAAATCGTGTTTTATCAGATTATCGCTTATTTTCAAGTAGAAGGGAGCGGAGACAATTCGCAATCCCTCCTTTAGAAACTAGAATAAATATAAACTCTACAGATCCGCCAGAACACCGTAATGTACGTTCAATTGTTTCTAAAGCATTTACTCCAAGAAGTTTAGAACAGTGGAAACCACGTATACAAGCTATTGCAGACGAACTTGTAAAAAATATAAAAAAGTATGATGAAGTTAACATTGTTAATCAATTTGCTGCACCTTTACCTGTTACCGTTATATCAGATCTATTGGGAGTACCTACTACAGACCGTAAACAAATTAAAGAATGGTCTGATATTTTATTTATGCCGTATAGTAAAGAAAAGTTTAATGATCTGGATGCCGAGAAAGGGATCGCATTAAATGAATTTAAAGCATATCTTTTACCGATCGTTCAAGAAAAAAGATATCATTTAACCGATGATATTATTTCAGATTTAATACGAGCTGAATATGAAGGTGAAAGATTAACTGATGAAGAAATTGTAACTTTTTCATTAGGTTTATTAGCAGCTGGTAATGAAACGACTACAAATTTAATTATTAATAGTTTTTATTGCTTTTTAGTGGATTCACCTGGAATTTATCAAGAATTAAGAGAAGAACCTAAATTAGTTGCAAAAGCGATTGAGGAAGTATTACGCTATCGCTTTCCTGTTACATTAGCTCGGAGGATTACAGAGGATACAAACATATTTGGTCCTTTAATGAAAAAGGATCAAATGATTGTTGCATGGGTTAGTGCAGCAAATTTAGATGAGCATAAATTCTCACATGCTTCTAAGTATAATTTACACCGCATAGGAAATGAAAAACATTTAACCTTTGGTAAAGGTCCGCACTTTTGCTTAGGGGCACCGCTTGCACGTTTAGAAGCTGAGATTGCATTAAGTACCTTTATAAATGCTTTTGAAAAAATAGAATTATCTTCATCTTTTTGTTTAGAAGAATGTATATTGGAAAATGAACAAACATTAAAATACTTACCTATTCGATTGGAAGCTAAATAA
- a CDS encoding ATP-binding protein translates to MNARLMELIDVSTIETMAEQFYKLTNISHQLLDAENECIFSFGINEMKVCKLPKIEIPLFLYNQYLGSFVVWSKRSEIFNCQKYFEMLSNLIITGVKKAVQSKNTSLRSRKEEELHTILQNMPVMVDALDYNGDFVLWNRECEIVTGYTAEEIIGNPNALQLLYPDHDYRHQIQNKFLTRGKNFRDWEMSLTCKNGEIKTIMWSNISEQFPVTGFSYWAVGVDITHLKAIEGQLKQQTSELELIFKALPDLCFLTEDDGTIIDYKAGSPTKFYVPAEAFMGKKFYEILPSSVAQQFKEAIRQLKEEGTNVIVEYPLTINGSIDFFEARCLPLLQDKIMIIVRDITERKKTEELLSKSDTLAAIGQLAAGVAHEVRNPLTVVKGFIQLFQINKEDQEKYFDLMISEIERIEAILQEFLSIAKTDEIPTEKNNIYQVFKNVVSLINTKAIMMNIQVELFVGSNEPIIECSENQLKQVFINILQNSIEAMPDGGKISIHMKEMNEDGVIIDVVDEGIGIPKERIKRLGEPFYSTKEKGTGIGLMLSYKIIESHQGTISIKSDVGVGTTVTIFLPKIQSEKSKSKSKDRCVTLRSIANS, encoded by the coding sequence ATGAATGCGCGGCTAATGGAACTTATTGATGTGAGTACAATAGAAACCATGGCAGAACAATTTTATAAATTAACCAACATATCACATCAACTTCTTGATGCTGAAAATGAATGTATATTTTCATTTGGAATTAATGAAATGAAAGTATGTAAACTTCCAAAAATTGAAATCCCCCTTTTCTTATACAATCAATATTTAGGATCTTTTGTTGTATGGTCCAAACGAAGCGAAATTTTCAATTGCCAAAAATATTTTGAAATGCTTTCTAACCTGATTATAACTGGGGTGAAAAAAGCAGTTCAAAGTAAAAATACATCGTTACGTTCTCGAAAAGAGGAAGAACTACATACGATCTTACAAAACATGCCTGTTATGGTTGATGCGCTTGACTATAATGGAGATTTTGTTTTGTGGAATCGAGAATGCGAGATTGTAACAGGTTATACTGCTGAAGAAATAATTGGGAATCCAAACGCTCTTCAATTACTGTATCCTGACCATGATTATCGCCATCAAATACAAAATAAATTTTTGACTCGTGGAAAAAATTTTAGAGATTGGGAAATGAGCTTAACATGTAAAAATGGAGAAATTAAAACGATAATGTGGTCCAATATATCAGAGCAGTTTCCTGTAACAGGATTTAGTTACTGGGCTGTTGGGGTAGATATTACACATTTAAAAGCGATAGAAGGGCAATTAAAACAACAAACCTCTGAATTAGAATTAATTTTCAAAGCCTTACCAGATTTATGTTTTTTAACAGAAGATGATGGGACAATTATAGATTATAAAGCAGGATCTCCTACAAAATTTTACGTGCCCGCAGAAGCTTTTATGGGAAAAAAGTTTTACGAAATATTACCGTCTTCAGTAGCACAGCAATTTAAAGAAGCAATTCGCCAATTGAAAGAAGAAGGAACGAATGTAATTGTAGAATATCCTCTAACAATTAATGGAAGTATCGATTTCTTTGAAGCTAGATGTTTACCATTATTACAAGATAAAATTATGATCATTGTCCGCGATATTACAGAGCGGAAAAAGACAGAAGAATTGCTAAGTAAATCTGATACCCTTGCTGCAATTGGACAATTAGCAGCTGGTGTAGCTCATGAAGTGAGGAACCCGTTAACTGTAGTAAAAGGATTTATTCAACTATTTCAAATCAACAAAGAAGATCAAGAAAAATACTTTGACCTTATGATTTCTGAAATTGAGAGAATTGAAGCGATACTTCAAGAGTTTTTATCGATTGCTAAAACAGATGAAATCCCAACTGAAAAGAATAACATTTATCAAGTCTTTAAAAATGTTGTGTCTTTAATTAACACAAAAGCAATTATGATGAATATTCAAGTTGAGTTATTTGTAGGTTCCAATGAACCTATTATTGAATGCTCTGAAAATCAATTGAAACAAGTATTTATTAATATTTTGCAAAATTCAATCGAGGCAATGCCAGATGGTGGGAAAATTTCTATTCACATGAAAGAAATGAATGAAGATGGAGTAATTATAGATGTAGTCGACGAAGGAATAGGAATACCCAAGGAAAGAATAAAAAGGTTGGGTGAACCTTTTTATAGTACGAAAGAAAAAGGTACTGGAATAGGATTGATGTTAAGTTATAAGATTATCGAAAGTCATCAAGGAACCATTAGTATTAAGAGTGATGTTGGTGTTGGGACAACGGTAACTATTTTTTTACCAAAAATTCAAAGTGAAAAATCTAAATCCAAGAGTAAGGATAGATGTGTAACGCTACGTTCTATTGCTAACTCTTAA
- a CDS encoding cysteine dioxygenase family protein: protein MLTCNGSKSFQKFIKGVTDLMENCLFEEEIVCGIEKLLEELLEKKTWLPLDKQKANSAQYARHLLYEDPLKRFEVLALVWKDGQSTPLHDHDGTWGVEGVFSGRIMVQNFVQTKQLGNSLSYLRHTGNLYLGEGETDKVIPPADCHILEMSENESVITIHIYGKRLEKFKVYIPTEEKNVYKCETKYISYNS from the coding sequence ATGTTGACTTGTAATGGAAGTAAATCATTTCAAAAGTTTATTAAAGGTGTTACAGATCTTATGGAAAATTGTTTATTTGAAGAAGAAATAGTGTGTGGCATTGAAAAGTTACTAGAAGAACTTTTAGAAAAGAAAACATGGCTTCCGTTAGATAAACAGAAGGCGAATTCGGCTCAATATGCACGACACTTACTGTATGAAGATCCGTTAAAACGTTTTGAAGTATTAGCTCTCGTATGGAAAGATGGACAATCTACACCATTACATGATCATGATGGCACATGGGGAGTAGAAGGCGTTTTTTCAGGAAGGATAATGGTGCAGAACTTTGTTCAAACGAAGCAGCTTGGAAATTCACTTTCTTATTTAAGACATACAGGAAATCTTTATTTGGGAGAAGGCGAAACAGATAAAGTAATTCCACCAGCTGATTGTCATATCCTAGAAATGTCTGAAAATGAAAGCGTAATCACTATTCATATATACGGAAAACGTTTAGAAAAGTTTAAAGTATATATCCCAACAGAAGAAAAAAACGTATACAAGTGTGAGACAAAATATATTAGTTATAATTCATAG
- a CDS encoding Vat family streptogramin A O-acetyltransferase — protein sequence MNPNPNVKYPIEGNQNVHFIKNTITKSNILVGDYSYYDAKHGETLEDRVLYHYEFIGDRLFIGKFCCIASGVTFIMNGANHRMDGFSAYPFNIFGNGWEKFTPDLSELPYKGDIVVGNDVWIGMDTTIMPGIKIGDGAIIAAKSVVTKDVAPYTIVGGNPANKIKERFSNEIIEELLQIQWWYFDIEKITENIDAIVRGNIESLRKLKR from the coding sequence ATGAATCCTAATCCAAATGTTAAATACCCAATTGAAGGAAATCAAAACGTTCATTTTATAAAAAATACAATAACGAAATCTAATATACTCGTTGGTGACTATTCTTATTATGATGCGAAACATGGGGAAACATTAGAAGATCGAGTATTATATCATTATGAATTTATCGGAGATCGTCTCTTCATTGGGAAGTTTTGCTGTATTGCATCTGGAGTTACCTTTATTATGAACGGAGCAAATCATCGAATGGATGGATTTTCGGCGTATCCTTTTAATATTTTTGGCAATGGGTGGGAGAAGTTCACACCAGATTTGTCTGAATTACCGTATAAAGGAGATATAGTTGTAGGAAATGACGTTTGGATCGGTATGGATACAACGATTATGCCCGGAATTAAAATAGGAGATGGTGCAATCATTGCAGCGAAATCTGTTGTGACTAAAGACGTCGCACCATATACAATTGTTGGTGGAAACCCTGCAAATAAAATAAAAGAGAGATTCTCAAATGAAATAATAGAAGAATTATTACAAATTCAATGGTGGTATTTTGACATTGAAAAAATAACTGAAAATATCGATGCTATTGTACGAGGGAATATAGAATCATTAAGAAAGCTAAAAAGGTAA
- a CDS encoding penicillin-binding protein 2, whose amino-acid sequence MKKKKEKSSRALPIRLNILFFCVFLLFSGIIIQLGKVQIFDGETYKNEVEKRENATVSLTVPRGKIYDREGNPVVDNKSLRTITYTKVKGVKAEEMLKTARQIAEIIEMPQEDIDKLTETDKKDFWMQLNPKLTQNLVSKKEIDKFREKNITGKELDKKIEELKRKRVTDKNLQELTAKDIEVLAIKSKMSSGYQMAPQIIKKDVSEKEYTVISENLANLPGVDASVDWERLYVNDGLFRSVLGNVSNADEGLPRERLDYYLVREYSRNDRVGKSYIEQQYEDVLHGTKEEVRSIAGKQGNTIRTETVSEGKSGKNLTLTIDMELQKKVEESIEKILKAYKGSESMLDRAFVVMMNPKNGQVLSMAGKRLVEKDGKTEVEDYALGTLTSSYELGSTVKGATVLTGFETKAITPGTHFYDAPMKFKGTKEKKSWKDFGDIDDLRALQVSSNVYMFNTALKIAGMDYVKNSSLDIKQEYFDKMRYYFRQFGLGVPTGIDLPNETAGQIGRKDNQPGFLLDFSIGQYDTYTPLQLAQYISTIANGGYRMKPQIIQEIREQTVQKDEIGKVVHSIEPVVLNRVDMKEDYINQVKEGFRRVFQEGDGTGVRAFQKAPYKPAGKTGTAQTVYGGESDIGRNDKGERMKCYNLTLAGYAPYDDPEVAFSVVVPWVINDKSGINSDIGKEVLDAYFDLKNKRLTGEAPKIDDSKEN is encoded by the coding sequence GTGAAAAAGAAAAAAGAGAAAAGCAGTAGAGCGCTACCTATAAGATTAAATATTTTATTCTTTTGTGTGTTTTTATTATTTTCTGGAATTATAATACAGTTAGGTAAAGTGCAAATTTTCGATGGAGAAACATATAAAAACGAAGTAGAAAAAAGAGAGAATGCAACTGTTAGTCTTACAGTACCACGCGGTAAAATTTATGACCGTGAGGGTAATCCAGTTGTTGACAATAAGTCTTTACGTACGATTACATATACAAAGGTGAAAGGTGTAAAAGCGGAAGAAATGTTAAAAACTGCAAGACAAATTGCAGAAATAATTGAAATGCCGCAAGAAGATATTGATAAGTTAACTGAGACTGATAAAAAAGATTTTTGGATGCAATTAAATCCAAAACTTACTCAAAACTTAGTATCTAAAAAAGAAATAGATAAGTTTAGAGAAAAGAATATTACCGGAAAAGAGCTAGACAAAAAAATAGAAGAGTTAAAAAGAAAGCGTGTTACAGATAAAAATCTTCAAGAATTAACAGCAAAAGATATAGAAGTGTTAGCTATTAAAAGTAAAATGTCTTCAGGTTATCAAATGGCACCTCAAATTATTAAAAAAGATGTTAGTGAAAAAGAATATACTGTGATTAGTGAAAATTTAGCAAATCTCCCAGGTGTAGACGCATCAGTTGATTGGGAAAGGCTCTATGTAAATGATGGCTTATTCCGTTCAGTCCTTGGAAATGTTTCGAATGCTGATGAGGGATTACCACGTGAACGATTAGATTATTATTTAGTGCGGGAGTATAGCCGGAATGACCGGGTTGGGAAAAGTTACATCGAACAGCAATACGAAGATGTACTTCATGGCACGAAAGAAGAAGTAAGAAGTATTGCTGGTAAACAAGGTAATACAATTAGAACGGAGACAGTTTCTGAAGGGAAAAGCGGCAAGAATTTAACGTTAACAATTGATATGGAATTACAGAAAAAAGTAGAAGAGAGTATAGAAAAAATATTAAAGGCATATAAAGGTTCAGAATCAATGTTAGACCGTGCTTTCGTTGTAATGATGAATCCGAAAAACGGCCAAGTATTATCGATGGCTGGGAAAAGACTTGTAGAAAAAGACGGAAAAACGGAAGTAGAAGATTATGCTTTAGGTACGCTGACAAGTTCATACGAGCTTGGATCAACTGTTAAAGGTGCTACAGTATTAACCGGATTTGAAACAAAAGCTATAACACCGGGAACACATTTTTATGATGCACCTATGAAGTTTAAAGGAACTAAGGAGAAAAAGTCATGGAAAGATTTTGGAGATATAGATGACCTAAGAGCTTTACAAGTTTCCTCTAACGTTTATATGTTTAACACAGCATTAAAAATTGCTGGTATGGATTATGTAAAGAACAGTTCACTAGATATTAAACAAGAATATTTTGATAAGATGAGATATTATTTCAGACAATTTGGTTTAGGTGTTCCAACAGGCATTGATTTACCGAATGAAACAGCGGGGCAAATCGGGCGAAAAGATAATCAGCCAGGTTTCTTATTAGACTTTTCCATTGGTCAGTATGATACGTATACACCACTTCAGCTTGCACAATATATTTCAACTATTGCAAATGGCGGGTATCGTATGAAACCACAAATTATTCAAGAGATTAGAGAACAAACTGTGCAAAAAGATGAAATCGGTAAAGTCGTGCATTCAATAGAACCAGTTGTTTTAAATAGAGTGGATATGAAAGAAGATTATATAAATCAAGTAAAAGAAGGGTTTAGAAGAGTTTTTCAAGAAGGAGATGGAACGGGAGTAAGGGCGTTCCAAAAAGCACCATATAAACCAGCTGGTAAAACCGGGACAGCACAGACAGTATATGGTGGAGAAAGCGACATAGGAAGAAATGATAAAGGTGAACGAATGAAATGTTATAATTTAACATTAGCAGGATATGCGCCATATGATGATCCAGAAGTAGCATTTTCAGTTGTTGTGCCATGGGTTATAAATGATAAGTCGGGTATTAACTCTGATATTGGAAAAGAAGTTTTAGATGCTTATTTTGATTTAAAAAATAAGCGATTAACTGGCGAAGCACCAAAAATAGATGACTCTAAAGAGAATTAA
- a CDS encoding helix-turn-helix transcriptional regulator, with protein sequence MYVDILLLAELTTGPKHGYEIKKNIQNRLGNNFELNHNMLYPSLRRFENMGAITKNVQKQVGKPNRNMYNITETGEEIFYEMLREFPEKIATNNAEVLVRIALFDKLDYEARIEILTTRQNVLQKQLTAIQSLDVVSPFITEVVEFTKSRIEHELRWITSLMKKI encoded by the coding sequence ATGTATGTTGATATTTTATTACTTGCAGAATTAACAACAGGGCCAAAACATGGCTATGAAATAAAGAAAAATATTCAAAATCGGTTAGGCAATAATTTTGAATTAAATCATAACATGCTTTACCCCTCTCTTCGACGTTTTGAAAACATGGGAGCCATAACGAAAAATGTACAGAAACAAGTCGGAAAACCAAATCGAAATATGTACAATATAACAGAAACAGGAGAAGAAATTTTTTATGAAATGTTAAGAGAATTCCCCGAAAAGATCGCGACAAACAATGCTGAGGTCCTTGTACGTATCGCGCTTTTCGACAAACTTGATTACGAGGCTAGAATAGAAATTTTAACTACGCGCCAAAACGTGCTTCAAAAACAACTTACAGCCATCCAATCCCTTGATGTTGTCTCACCTTTTATTACAGAAGTTGTTGAATTTACTAAATCACGTATTGAACATGAACTACGTTGGATTACATCACTTATGAAGAAAATATAA
- a CDS encoding Cof-type HAD-IIB family hydrolase: MKLIAIDLDGTLLSGNKMISKENAEAIRKCQEAGHVVAICTGRSIVDIERLLLEVDLECPIIAENGALIYKDKKMMKRYPIQNMQALEIVEYLEENGLYYQLYTNKGVYVPDYGVESVRNEIEYVKNAKENFDLKELETIAALYLEHTAFHSTESCKPIVEMDIHVHKLLPFSYDIEKLKKLKETFLHNTDLAITSSYWHNLEINHRDAQKGNGLYTLAEHLNIPVENTVAIGDGFNDVSMMEKANISIAMGNAVEEIKAMCQYETLTNEEHGVAHALYKYVM; encoded by the coding sequence ATGAAATTAATCGCAATTGATCTAGATGGAACTCTTCTTTCAGGGAATAAAATGATTAGTAAAGAGAATGCAGAAGCAATTCGAAAATGTCAAGAAGCAGGCCATGTTGTAGCAATTTGTACAGGACGTTCTATTGTGGATATTGAACGACTATTGTTAGAAGTTGATTTGGAGTGTCCGATTATCGCAGAAAATGGTGCACTTATATATAAAGATAAAAAAATGATGAAGAGATATCCAATTCAAAATATGCAGGCACTTGAGATTGTAGAATATCTTGAAGAGAATGGCTTGTATTATCAGCTTTATACTAATAAAGGTGTGTACGTACCGGATTATGGAGTAGAGAGTGTACGTAATGAAATCGAGTATGTGAAGAATGCAAAAGAAAATTTCGATTTGAAAGAGTTAGAAACGATTGCTGCATTATACCTTGAGCATACAGCATTTCATAGTACAGAAAGCTGTAAACCAATTGTAGAAATGGATATACATGTGCATAAACTTTTACCGTTTTCTTATGACATAGAGAAATTAAAAAAATTAAAAGAAACGTTTCTGCATAATACAGATTTAGCTATTACATCTTCCTATTGGCATAATTTAGAGATTAATCATCGAGATGCTCAAAAAGGAAATGGATTATATACTTTAGCAGAACATCTTAATATTCCAGTTGAAAACACTGTAGCAATAGGCGATGGCTTTAACGATGTTTCTATGATGGAGAAAGCAAATATATCAATTGCAATGGGAAATGCAGTTGAAGAAATAAAAGCGATGTGTCAATACGAAACGTTAACAAATGAAGAACACGGTGTCGCACATGCTTTATATAAATATGTAATGTAA
- the lepB gene encoding signal peptidase I: MKQLILKDWRKICSYILIIIGIIIINKSFLFCMVEGISMQPTLNENNRILVNKASVYFSSFHHGDVVIIKIEDEPTYYVKRIIGLPGDNIQLRNDVVYINGKKRDELYIQLDMSQVSNRFSNFREMKVPSHKLFVLGDNRNHSKDSRNTLGLIDESHVIGKVKMVYYPFDQIKWLK; encoded by the coding sequence ATGAAGCAATTGATTCTAAAAGATTGGAGAAAAATATGTAGCTATATTTTAATTATAATAGGAATTATTATTATTAATAAGTCATTTTTATTTTGTATGGTAGAAGGAATTTCGATGCAACCTACTTTGAATGAAAATAATCGCATACTAGTTAATAAGGCTAGTGTCTATTTTTCTTCTTTTCATCATGGTGATGTTGTAATAATAAAAATAGAAGACGAGCCTACATACTACGTGAAACGAATTATTGGATTACCAGGGGATAACATACAATTAAGAAACGATGTGGTATATATTAACGGTAAAAAGCGAGATGAGTTGTATATACAGTTAGATATGTCACAAGTATCAAATCGTTTTTCAAACTTTAGAGAAATGAAAGTTCCCTCGCATAAATTATTTGTATTAGGTGATAATCGAAATCATAGTAAAGATAGTAGGAATACACTTGGACTTATCGATGAGTCACATGTAATCGGTAAAGTGAAAATGGTATATTATCCATTTGATCAAATAAAGTGGTTAAAATAA
- a CDS encoding DUF1540 domain-containing protein, with the protein MAQDVLCEVNNCKFWANGNKCSADAIYVVSNKGKQASTTEETDCKTFDPEL; encoded by the coding sequence ATGGCACAAGACGTTTTATGTGAAGTAAACAACTGTAAATTTTGGGCTAACGGTAATAAATGTAGTGCAGATGCAATTTATGTAGTTAGTAATAAAGGGAAACAAGCATCTACAACGGAAGAAACAGATTGCAAAACTTTCGATCCAGAATTGTAA